In the genome of Pseudomonas protegens, one region contains:
- the mprF gene encoding bifunctional lysylphosphatidylglycerol flippase/synthetase MprF, translating to MRANMSDSQDSDTTATATQPVTATRLRWLDLLSKYRQPLGLAVTLLLFAIALIACRHLLSELDFYALHDSILEVPKPALLGALGATIVGFIILLGYEWSASRYAGVSLPGRTLALGGFTAFAIGNAIGLSLLSGGSVRYRLYARHGLGASDVAHMTLFASLSLGCALPPLAALATLSNLPAASAALRLPESLLAGIALAILLLGAVLAVGIYRRRLPEQPLRDNLLVRVGRRTLRLPGRRLTFLQLIITALDVAAAATVLYLLLPEAPPFGAFLLVYLLALAAGVLSHVPGGVGVFEAILLAAFADKLGAAPLAAALLLYRLIYVVLPMLAACILLLINEAQRLFQTRQSLRVASGLAAPILAVLVFLSGVVLLFSGATPEIDTRLQHIGFLIPHRLVDASHFGASLIGVLCLLLAQGLRRRLSAAWMLTTILLLVGAVLSLLKGFDWEEACLMTLTASLLAVFRRSFYRPSRLTELPFSPLYLVASVCVLGASIWLLLFAYQDVPYSHQLWWQFTLDADAPRGLRSLLGAAVLLLVVSLTWLLRTARPVIHLPTREELDKAAQILMASSQPDGGLALTGDKALLFHPNDDAFLMYARRGRSLVALYDPIGPTQQRAEMIWQFRDLCDVHHARPVFYQVRAENLPYYMDIGLTAIKLGEEARVDLKRFDLEAKGKEMKDLRYTWNRGTRDGLSLEIHEPGQAPMDELKVISDAWLTGKNVREKGFSLGRFSDDYLKYFRIAIIRFEGRPVAFANLLETYSHDLASLDLMRAHPDAPKLTMEFMMVGLIQHYKNHGYARFSLGMVPLSGLQPRRGAPLTQRLGSMVFRRGEQLYNFQGLRRFKDKFQPDWEPRYMAVPAGLDPLVALADTAALIAGGLTGLVKR from the coding sequence ATGCGCGCCAACATGTCTGATTCACAAGACAGCGATACCACCGCTACCGCCACTCAACCTGTGACAGCCACTCGCTTGCGCTGGCTGGACCTGTTGAGCAAATACCGCCAGCCACTGGGCCTGGCCGTTACCCTGTTGCTGTTCGCCATTGCCCTGATCGCTTGCCGTCATTTGCTCAGCGAACTGGACTTCTACGCGCTGCACGACTCGATCCTCGAGGTGCCCAAGCCGGCCCTGCTCGGCGCCCTGGGCGCGACCATCGTCGGCTTTATCATTCTGCTGGGCTACGAGTGGTCCGCCAGCCGCTATGCCGGCGTCAGCCTGCCCGGTCGCACCCTGGCCCTGGGCGGCTTCACCGCCTTCGCCATCGGCAACGCCATCGGCCTGTCGCTGCTGTCCGGCGGCTCGGTGCGTTATCGCCTGTACGCGCGCCACGGGCTGGGGGCCTCCGATGTCGCCCACATGACCCTGTTCGCCAGCCTCTCCCTGGGCTGCGCCTTGCCACCGCTGGCGGCCCTGGCCACCCTGAGCAACCTGCCGGCCGCGTCGGCGGCCCTGCGCCTGCCCGAGAGCCTGTTGGCCGGTATCGCCCTGGCCATCCTGCTGCTGGGCGCGGTACTGGCTGTCGGCATCTATCGCCGACGCCTGCCGGAGCAGCCCCTGCGCGATAACCTGCTGGTCCGGGTCGGACGCCGCACCCTGCGCCTGCCAGGACGCCGCCTGACCTTCCTGCAACTGATCATCACCGCCCTGGACGTCGCCGCAGCCGCCACCGTGCTCTACCTGCTGCTGCCGGAAGCACCGCCCTTCGGCGCCTTCCTGCTGGTCTACCTGCTGGCCCTGGCCGCGGGCGTGCTCAGCCACGTGCCAGGTGGCGTCGGGGTGTTCGAAGCGATCCTGCTGGCGGCCTTCGCCGACAAGCTCGGTGCCGCGCCGCTGGCCGCCGCGCTACTGCTGTACCGCCTGATCTACGTGGTGCTGCCAATGCTGGCGGCCTGCATCCTGCTGCTGATCAACGAAGCCCAGCGCCTGTTCCAGACCCGGCAATCGCTGCGGGTAGCGTCCGGCCTGGCAGCGCCAATTCTGGCGGTGCTGGTGTTCCTGTCCGGCGTGGTCCTGCTGTTCTCCGGCGCCACCCCGGAAATCGATACCCGCCTGCAACACATCGGCTTTCTCATTCCCCATCGCCTGGTGGACGCTTCGCACTTCGGCGCCAGCCTGATCGGCGTGCTCTGCCTGCTGCTGGCCCAGGGCCTGCGTCGGCGCCTGTCGGCGGCCTGGATGCTCACCACCATTCTATTGCTGGTGGGCGCCGTGCTTTCGTTGCTCAAGGGGTTCGACTGGGAAGAAGCCTGCCTGATGACCCTCACCGCCAGTCTGCTGGCGGTGTTCCGGCGCTCGTTCTATCGTCCCAGCCGCCTGACTGAACTGCCCTTCTCGCCGCTGTACCTGGTGGCCAGTGTCTGCGTGCTCGGCGCCTCCATCTGGCTGCTGCTGTTCGCCTATCAGGACGTTCCTTACAGCCATCAACTGTGGTGGCAGTTCACCCTCGACGCCGACGCCCCTCGTGGCCTGCGCTCGCTGCTGGGCGCCGCGGTGCTGCTGCTGGTGGTGTCCCTGACCTGGCTGCTGCGCACCGCGCGCCCGGTGATCCACCTGCCCACCCGCGAGGAGCTGGACAAGGCGGCGCAGATCCTCATGGCCTCGTCCCAGCCCGACGGTGGCCTGGCCCTGACCGGCGACAAGGCGCTGCTGTTCCACCCCAACGACGACGCCTTCCTGATGTACGCCCGTCGCGGCCGCAGCCTGGTGGCGCTGTACGACCCCATCGGCCCGACCCAGCAGCGCGCGGAAATGATCTGGCAGTTCCGCGACCTGTGCGACGTGCACCATGCGCGCCCGGTGTTCTACCAGGTCCGGGCGGAAAACCTGCCCTACTACATGGACATCGGCCTGACCGCGATCAAACTCGGCGAAGAAGCCCGGGTCGATCTCAAGCGCTTTGATCTCGAAGCCAAGGGCAAGGAGATGAAAGACCTGCGCTACACCTGGAACCGCGGCACCCGCGACGGCCTGTCGCTGGAGATCCACGAACCCGGGCAAGCGCCGATGGACGAGCTGAAGGTCATCTCCGACGCCTGGCTGACCGGCAAGAACGTCCGCGAGAAAGGCTTCTCCCTGGGCCGCTTCAGCGACGACTACCTCAAGTACTTCCGCATCGCCATCATTCGTTTCGAAGGACGCCCGGTGGCCTTCGCCAACCTGCTCGAAACCTACAGCCACGACCTGGCCAGCCTCGACCTGATGCGCGCGCACCCGGACGCGCCGAAGCTGACCATGGAATTCATGATGGTCGGCCTGATCCAGCATTATAAAAATCATGGATACGCCCGTTTCAGCCTGGGCATGGTGCCGCTGTCCGGCCTGCAACCCCGGCGTGGCGCGCCGTTGACCCAGCGTCTGGGCTCGATGGTCTTCCGCCGTGGCGAGCAACTGTATAACTTCCAAGGTTTGCGCCGCTTCAAAGACAAGTTCCAGCCCGACTGGGAACCCCGTTACATGGCTGTGCCGGCCGGGCTTGACCCGCTGGTAGCACTGGCCGACACCGCCGCCCTGATCGCAGGCGGCCTGACTGGATTGGTGAAACGCTGA
- a CDS encoding virulence factor family protein, with product MIQRSWRYLLATLVVLAVMAGGGYWWWNRPAPEPTLEQLTQADGSTLTRVTPGTKAKARVVVAVLPDATLTDKQLLALSRSGAAQIVQVVLPKDDCKLQEQALQDALPQLSGPATLVSGIGPGAALAWRWIATQNDDKAQAVSVGFTINPAPGCTDPLPKTLAHGHWLVAWNDNPDDESAGFVRDTPNATTSISDYDIHLPQVLNNELRKLLVGSENGGLSIPVVEVPAGQAKDTVTLFLSGDGGWRDLDRDVAGEMAKIGYPVVGIDTLRYYWQHKTPEQSAIDLTELMQHYRQKWGTKRFVLTGYSFGADVLPAIYNRLPEAEQQRIDAIILLAFARTGSFEIEVEGWLGNAGKEAATGPEMAKLPAAKVVCIYGVEEVDESGCTDKTAVGEAMKLPGGHHFDENYPALAKRLVDAIEKRQVKDQATAQE from the coding sequence ATGATTCAACGCTCTTGGCGGTATCTGCTGGCCACACTGGTGGTGCTGGCTGTGATGGCGGGTGGCGGCTACTGGTGGTGGAACCGCCCCGCCCCTGAACCGACCCTGGAACAACTGACCCAGGCCGACGGCTCGACCCTGACCCGTGTGACCCCGGGCACCAAGGCCAAGGCCCGGGTGGTGGTGGCGGTGCTGCCTGACGCCACCCTGACCGACAAGCAACTGCTGGCCCTGAGCCGCAGCGGCGCGGCGCAGATTGTCCAGGTGGTCCTGCCCAAGGACGACTGCAAGCTGCAGGAACAAGCCCTGCAAGACGCCCTGCCCCAGCTCAGTGGCCCGGCCACCCTGGTCAGCGGCATCGGCCCGGGCGCGGCCCTGGCCTGGCGCTGGATCGCGACCCAGAACGACGACAAGGCCCAGGCGGTGTCGGTAGGCTTCACCATCAACCCGGCCCCCGGCTGCACCGATCCACTGCCCAAGACCCTGGCCCACGGCCACTGGCTGGTGGCCTGGAACGACAACCCGGATGACGAAAGCGCCGGCTTCGTGCGTGACACCCCCAACGCCACCACCAGCATCAGCGACTACGACATCCACCTGCCCCAGGTGCTGAACAACGAGCTGCGCAAGCTGCTGGTGGGTTCGGAAAACGGCGGCCTGAGCATCCCCGTGGTGGAAGTCCCGGCCGGCCAGGCCAAGGACACCGTGACCCTGTTCCTCTCCGGCGACGGCGGCTGGCGCGACCTGGACCGCGACGTGGCCGGCGAGATGGCCAAGATCGGCTACCCGGTGGTGGGCATCGACACCCTGCGCTACTACTGGCAGCACAAGACCCCGGAACAGAGCGCCATCGACCTCACCGAGCTGATGCAGCACTACCGGCAGAAGTGGGGCACCAAACGCTTCGTGCTGACCGGCTACTCCTTCGGCGCCGACGTGCTGCCGGCCATCTACAACCGCCTGCCGGAAGCCGAGCAACAGCGCATCGACGCCATTATCCTGCTGGCCTTCGCCCGCACCGGCAGCTTCGAGATCGAAGTCGAAGGCTGGCTGGGCAACGCCGGCAAGGAAGCCGCCACCGGCCCGGAAATGGCCAAGCTGCCTGCGGCCAAGGTGGTGTGCATCTATGGCGTGGAAGAGGTCGACGAAAGCGGTTGTACCGACAAGACCGCCGTGGGTGAAGCCATGAAGCTGCCAGGGGGCCATCACTTCGATGAGAACTACCCGGCACTGGCCAAGCGCCTGGTGGATGCCATCGAGAAGCGTCAGGTCAAGGATCAGGCTACTGCTCAAGAATGA
- a CDS encoding DUF3077 domain-containing protein, with amino-acid sequence MNNTNPPQLSNLKTVGLSTFLYCSERPLFQVCPGLPIGDALAQASDLLSLAKAFAEDAAYSKDSDRHAWAAHYLTAMGKAVVDDVVQALAA; translated from the coding sequence ATGAACAATACAAACCCGCCTCAACTTTCAAATCTTAAAACAGTCGGCTTAAGCACTTTCCTTTACTGCTCGGAACGCCCGCTGTTCCAGGTCTGCCCCGGCCTGCCCATCGGCGACGCCCTGGCCCAAGCCTCCGATCTGCTGTCCCTGGCCAAGGCCTTCGCCGAGGACGCCGCCTACAGCAAGGACAGCGACCGTCACGCCTGGGCCGCGCACTACCTGACCGCCATGGGCAAGGCGGTGGTGGACGATGTGGTGCAGGCGCTCGCCGCGTAA
- a CDS encoding potassium transporter Kup → MLVAAVGVVYGDIGTSPLYTLKEVFSGSYGVQVNHDGVFGILALIFWSLIWVVSIKYVLFILRADNQGEGGIMALTALARRAAGSYPRLRSVLVILGLIGAALFYGDSMITPAISVLSAVEGLELAFSGLEHWVVPMALVVLVALFLIQKHGTDRIGKLFGPVMVAWFLVLGGLGVNGILQHPEVLQALNPVWGVRFFIVHPGMGVAILGAVVLALTGAEALYADMGHFGRKPIARAWFALVLPALVLNYFGQGALLLENPDAARNPFYLLAPGWALIPLVVLATLATVIASQAVISGAFSLTRQAIQLGYIPRMYIQHTSSAEQGQIYIGAVNWSLMVGVILLVLGFESSGALASAYGVAVTGTMLITSILVSAVMLLLWKWPPVLTVPILVGFLLVDGLFFAANVPKIVQGGAFPVLAGIVLFILMTTWKRGKELLVDRLDEGGLPLPIFIGSIRVQPPHRVQGTAVFLTARPDAVPHALLHNLLHNQVLHEQVVLLTVVYEDIPRVPAQRRFEVDSYGEGFFRVILHFGFTDEPDVPEALKLCHLDELDFSPMRTTYFLSRETVIASKLEGMARWREALFAFMLKNANGNLRFFKLPVNRVIELGTQVEI, encoded by the coding sequence ATGCTGGTGGCGGCGGTCGGGGTGGTGTACGGCGATATTGGCACCAGCCCGCTCTATACCCTCAAAGAGGTGTTTTCCGGCAGTTATGGCGTTCAGGTCAACCACGATGGGGTGTTTGGCATCCTGGCGCTGATTTTCTGGTCGTTGATCTGGGTCGTTTCGATCAAGTACGTGCTGTTCATCCTGCGCGCCGACAACCAGGGCGAGGGCGGCATCATGGCCCTGACGGCACTGGCCCGGCGTGCGGCCGGCTCCTATCCACGCCTGCGTTCGGTGCTGGTGATTCTCGGCTTGATCGGCGCCGCCTTGTTCTACGGCGACAGCATGATCACCCCGGCGATCTCGGTATTGTCGGCGGTGGAAGGGCTGGAACTGGCGTTCAGCGGCCTGGAGCACTGGGTGGTGCCCATGGCGCTGGTGGTGCTGGTGGCGCTGTTTCTGATCCAGAAACACGGCACCGACCGCATCGGCAAGCTGTTTGGCCCGGTGATGGTGGCCTGGTTCCTGGTGCTGGGCGGCTTGGGGGTCAACGGCATTCTCCAGCATCCGGAAGTGCTGCAGGCACTGAACCCGGTGTGGGGCGTGCGCTTCTTCATCGTCCATCCCGGCATGGGCGTGGCCATTCTCGGCGCCGTGGTGCTGGCGCTGACTGGCGCTGAGGCCCTGTACGCCGACATGGGCCACTTTGGTCGCAAGCCGATTGCCCGGGCCTGGTTCGCCCTGGTGCTGCCGGCCCTGGTGCTGAACTACTTCGGCCAGGGCGCGTTGCTGCTGGAGAACCCCGACGCAGCGCGCAACCCGTTCTACCTGCTGGCGCCGGGCTGGGCCCTGATTCCGCTGGTGGTGCTGGCGACCCTGGCCACGGTGATCGCCTCCCAGGCGGTGATTTCCGGGGCCTTCTCCCTGACCCGTCAGGCGATCCAACTGGGCTACATCCCGCGCATGTACATTCAGCACACCTCCAGTGCCGAGCAGGGGCAGATCTACATCGGCGCGGTCAACTGGTCGCTGATGGTGGGCGTGATCCTGCTGGTGCTCGGTTTCGAGTCCTCCGGCGCCCTGGCCTCGGCCTACGGCGTGGCGGTGACCGGGACCATGCTGATCACCAGCATCCTGGTGTCGGCGGTGATGCTGCTGCTGTGGAAATGGCCGCCGGTGCTGACCGTGCCGATTTTGGTGGGCTTCCTGCTGGTGGACGGGCTGTTCTTCGCCGCCAACGTGCCGAAGATCGTCCAGGGCGGTGCCTTCCCGGTACTGGCGGGGATCGTGCTGTTCATCCTCATGACCACCTGGAAACGCGGCAAGGAGCTGCTGGTGGACCGCCTGGACGAAGGCGGGCTGCCGCTGCCGATCTTCATCGGCAGCATCCGCGTGCAGCCGCCGCATCGGGTCCAGGGCACCGCAGTGTTCCTCACCGCGCGTCCGGACGCCGTGCCCCACGCCTTGCTGCACAACCTGCTGCACAACCAGGTGCTGCATGAGCAAGTGGTGCTGTTGACCGTGGTCTACGAGGACATTCCCCGGGTCCCTGCGCAGCGGCGTTTCGAGGTGGATTCCTACGGCGAAGGCTTCTTCCGGGTGATCCTGCATTTTGGTTTCACCGACGAGCCGGACGTACCGGAAGCCCTCAAGCTGTGCCACCTGGATGAACTGGACTTCAGCCCGATGCGCACCACCTACTTCCTCAGCCGCGAGACGGTGATCGCCTCCAAGCTCGAAGGCATGGCCCGCTGGCGCGAGGCGCTGTTCGCCTTCATGTTGAAGAACGCCAACGGCAACCTGCGCTTCTTCAAACTGCCGGTGAACCGGGTGATCGAACTGGGCACCCAGGTCGAGATATAA